The stretch of DNA GGGCCGCGCCCTGAAACAACGCCGCGAGGCCCGGCAAGTCGGCGGTTTCCCCGCTCTGGTACGCGAGCAACCCCGCCGTTACGGGGCTTACACCGCACATATCGGACTAGTGGTCATGGCGCTGGGACTGGCCTTCAGTGGCGCGTACCGGGGCGACGCTCAGGCCACCCTCAATACAGGCGCGGCCCCCAAGGCCCTCCTGCACGAGCAATTGCAACTGGTGTCCTTGCGTGAAGAACAAAAACCCTACGGAGCGAGCGCCATCGCCCGCGTGCTGATCGATGGCCGCCCCTTCGAGGCCCGCCTGAATACCTTCCGTCAGGTCCCGGGCACGCTGTTTCCCGCCCCCGCCGTGCGCTACGGGGCCATCACCGATACTTACCTGGTACTGACCAGCATAGACCCGGCAGGCAAATGGGTCAGCGTGCGCCTGATAGAGAGCCCGCTGGTGTCGTGGATCTGGTGGGGAACCCTGATCGTATGCCTCGGCGCAGGCCTGACGCTGGTGTCTCCCCGACAGGTGCAGGCGCGGCGCGTGCCGGCAGGGTTGGTCCCCGCGACGGATTAGGAATTGTTAGTGGTCAGCGCGAAAAGATTGTCTAAGGGTCCAAGAACGGCGAGGGCAACAGCCAAAGCCGTGCAGCATCAGCAAACGCCAAGTTTCACGAGTCACTTTTAGACCCTTAGACCCTGTTTGGAACGGCAATCGCTGGCGCTCACTCACCCCTTCTACTCCGTAGCTCTACGAGTCCCCGGCCCTCCCCCCTCTCCTTCGGAGCTCTGCAAGCCAAGGGAGAGGGAGCAGAACAAAGAGAACCCAATGACCCACACTCCTCCATCCAAATCCGCAACCCCTCCCGCCTGGCGGCGCTTCGTTCCGCCCCTGCTGGCGGCTTCGCTGGTGGGCGTGTTGGGCGTGGCCCTACTCAGCCCTGCCCGCAACGCCACCGACGGCGGCCCGCTGGTGGGCAAACCCGCGCCCACCTTCACTTTAGATACGCTGGACGGCTCCAGCCTCAGCCTCGCTTCTCTGAAGGGGCGGCCTGTGGTGCTGAATTTCTGGGCCTCTTGGTGCGCTCCATGCCGCGAGGAAGCGCCGCTGTTCCGGGAACTCAGTACACGCCAGACGGCAGGCACGGGCCTCGCGGTAATCGGGGTGCTGTTTCAGGAAACCAGCGAAAAAAGCGCCCGCGATTTTATCCGCGAGTACGCGCTGGCCTATCCCAATCTGCAAGACCCCGGCATCAAAACGGGCATCAATTACGGTGTCAGCGGGATTCCCGAAACGGTGTTCATCGATACGGCGGGCGTGGTGCAGCACATGGACAGAGGCGGCCTGACCCGCGAGCGGCTGAATGTGGGACTGGAAAAAATTGGGGTGGAGGGAATTTGACGCGGGCTGCGGGACAGAGGTTGCGGGATGCAGGAAGGGCGCTCGCAGTGACACTGGCTTTTACGCTGGGTGCTGCTGCCTACGCCGCCGCGCCACTCACGCCTCAGCAAGAAGCTCAGGCGCGGCAAATTGCCACCAATTTACGCTGCCCCATTTGCACAGGTGTACCCATCACCGAAAGCACCAACGACATCAGCCGCGAAATGCTGCGCGATGTGCGTGAACAGGTGGCGGCCGGGCGTTCGGCGCGGGACGTGTACGCCTACTTTTCGGCACGGTACGGAGATTTTGTGTTGCTTGATCCGCCCAAAGAAGGCACCAATTTGCTGCTGTGGGGCGCACCATTGGCAGCGCTGGGCGGCGGCGGCGCGGTGCTGTGGCTGTTCCTGCGGCGGAGGCAGGGTGCGGTGGCTCCGGCTGCACAGGCCGAGCAGAGCGCCGATGAACCTTTTGATTCCTTTCTGGCACAGGTTCGGCGCGATACAGGCCGGAGCAGTCCAGATCAAAACAGGACAGACCAAAACGAGGGCAAATCATGATCCTGAGTGTGATGCTGCTGGCCCTGATCGTGGGCGCGGCGTTGCTGCTAGTGCTGGCCCCGTTGCGGCAGGCCACCCCAGACGACCCCGACGCCCTGGAGCGCAACCGCTTGCTGGCAGAACGGGACAGGCTGTATGCAGAATTGGCCGAGTTGCACGAAGACGACCCCAAACGGCCTGACCTGGAACGCCGCGCCGCCCTGACCCTGCGCGGGCTGGACGCCCTGCCGCCCGCTGTGCAGGGCAATCCCAAGCGCACAGGCAAGCTGGCTCTCATCGGCGTGGGCGCGGTGGCGCTCCTCACGGTGGCCGGAGCCTTGACCTTTGTTCCGCGCTGGCAACTGGCCGCACTGAACGGCGATGAAGCCGAGAACGTGCAGGCCGTGCTGAAGCTGCCTGATCTGCGCCGCACTGCCGAACGCACCGGAGAGAATGCCGATTACGTGGCGTGGGGCAAAGCTGCCTTCGATTCCGCGCAATACGATCAGGCAGTGACGGCCTACGGGAACGCCTTGAGGAAAGACGCCCGCCAACCCGAGGCCCTGCGGCGACTGGGGATTTTGCTCCTGACTCGCGGCGACCAGACCGGGCAAAAAGTGAGTGACGCCGACGCCGAACGCGCCACGCTCCTGATTCGCACGGCGGCGCAGTTGGCTCCCAGAGAGGCCGAATCTCAGTTGCTCCTGGGCTTTGCGCTGGCGCGGTACGGAGAAGACAAAGCGGCATTGACGGCGCTGGAAAGCTACCGCACCCTCGACCCCAAAGGCCGCGACGCCGACGAACTGATTACGGCCATTCGCGCCCGCCAGAACGAGAGCGATCCGGCCCTGCGCGTGTACGCGGCCAGTTGCGCCAGTTGTCACGGCGCGGTGGGCGGCGGCGGCATCGGCCCCAGCCTGCGGGCCTCCAACCTCACGCGGGAAGCCCTGAAACTGGTGACGGT from Deinococcus sp. QL22 encodes:
- a CDS encoding TlpA family protein disulfide reductase, giving the protein MTHTPPSKSATPPAWRRFVPPLLAASLVGVLGVALLSPARNATDGGPLVGKPAPTFTLDTLDGSSLSLASLKGRPVVLNFWASWCAPCREEAPLFRELSTRQTAGTGLAVIGVLFQETSEKSARDFIREYALAYPNLQDPGIKTGINYGVSGIPETVFIDTAGVVQHMDRGGLTRERLNVGLEKIGVEGI
- a CDS encoding cytochrome c-type biogenesis protein CcmH, with the translated sequence MTRAAGQRLRDAGRALAVTLAFTLGAAAYAAAPLTPQQEAQARQIATNLRCPICTGVPITESTNDISREMLRDVREQVAAGRSARDVYAYFSARYGDFVLLDPPKEGTNLLLWGAPLAALGGGGAVLWLFLRRRQGAVAPAAQAEQSADEPFDSFLAQVRRDTGRSSPDQNRTDQNEGKS
- a CDS encoding c-type cytochrome, whose product is MILSVMLLALIVGAALLLVLAPLRQATPDDPDALERNRLLAERDRLYAELAELHEDDPKRPDLERRAALTLRGLDALPPAVQGNPKRTGKLALIGVGAVALLTVAGALTFVPRWQLAALNGDEAENVQAVLKLPDLRRTAERTGENADYVAWGKAAFDSAQYDQAVTAYGNALRKDARQPEALRRLGILLLTRGDQTGQKVSDADAERATLLIRTAAQLAPREAESQLLLGFALARYGEDKAALTALESYRTLDPKGRDADELITAIRARQNESDPALRVYAASCASCHGAVGGGGIGPSLRASNLTREALKLVTVQGRGAMPAYPDLTEAELNGLLNLMEKWQKEGE